TTGCTTAGTGCCCATTGCCATTCTGGATGAATGGCCAATATCTACACTTTCACTTTTAGGttgctaaaaaaaaaaaaaaaacttattggaatcaattattattattattaataattattagtGATGAAAACAAAAATAGTCCATGCTTCCACCAATATTGCGCATGCTTGACAGTTCCAAGAAAGTGAAAATACACAACAAAGTCttttaattagttaaattaCAGACTTTACAAATCAATTTTGTTGGAACTTGAAGTCACTTCCAACTTTTTAACTTTCAGCACATGAGAattgtcttctttttttaaaaaaaaaaaaaacaatttggaCGGGAAATTGAAATGAACTCCTaagaaaatactactactactactaaaaACTAGGGTTTCTTATTGTTTCCACATAAATAGGAAGTTTCTCAGGAAATACAAGATTAATAAAACATATAGAATTTACCCCTACACCTTTTTCCATGTGTCTCTCTAAattggttttaaaaaaaatatcccaCAAAGGTTACCTTTTTACCTCAAATGAAATTGAcataaagttgagaaataaaataCCATGTTTCCCCTTATTTTGAATCAACATTTTTACAAATTGTTGTTTAGACAAAAAAACATAAACAAAAGTTTGTAATCAATTTGCTTTTAAAAATGTCCCAAGATTAAAATAGTAAGAGGGGGATTATTATGACTTACAGTATCTCTAACCACAAGTGAAGGGCTTGCATCATGATTACACAAATCCAAACACACCTCCATTCCTGAATTTCCACATCCAACTACCAATACTTTTTTCCCTCTAAATATTTCACCACTTTTATACAAGCTTGTATGCATTATACTTCCACCAAATTCTTCCATTCCTTCAATTCCTGGTACCACTGCCTCTGCATTCTCCCCCGTTGCAACGATCAACCATCGAGTAACATACTCTGTagtcatcatcatcattgttgcagatgttgttgttgttgttctcaCTCTCCATAGCCCGAGATTTCGGTCATAATTAGCACATACGACGGTTTGATTGAAAAGAGGACGGATATCAAAAGTCATGGCATATAACTCTAAATACTTAATGAATTGTTGCTTTGTAGGGTAAGTAGGGAAATCATGAGGGAATGACATGAGTGGTAGTTCACAAAATTGTTTAGGTAAATGAAGGCTAAGACGATCATAAGTCTTGAGTTGCCATAAAGAAGCTATACAATTAGATCTCTCTAATATTAAACTTGGAACACCTTTTTCTGTTAAACATGCTGCAGCTGCTAAACCTGATGGACCTGCTCCAACGATTACTGGTCCGTTAACGAATACACATCTCTTCTtgttcatcatcttcttcttgttgttgaAATAAGGATCATGAGATGTTTTACCTTGTATTTCTTTCAAGTAATCCATCAAACACTAAGGGGAAGGACAATAGTAGTTAATTAactgaatgaaaaaaaaaaattagaaattaaaagAGGTGATGGATTTTGAATGAGTAATTAACTATATCTCAACTGTTTTTATCTATTTCAAGAATTGTGGCAGATAAGGTAAAGAGCTAAAATTGAGGAAACTCATTGGTCAAGGGAGTTTGAGAGCTAAAAACACTTAAGAAAGACTAAGTCACAAAGTATTATCCAGAAGAAATAGGAGTGTGATAAGCCCCCTAAAGAAGTGGAGCTAATTAAGAGATACTTCTTATCCACTTTTTTGAGATTGAATCTAACGTTAAATGAAACTTACAATATAGATACAACACAAAGAACAAGAGGGGGTGGAGGGGGTGGTATATGTAGATAGTATAGATATAGATGTGGTGTTATATGTGTCTACACATTCCTTTTGTTCATTAGAAAGGAAAAGAAGGGAGAAGATGATCAATAAATGaatgaattgaattgaattCAAGAGAATTCACTCTATATATACCGGACACAATGAAAGTTTGAGCAGTATTAATGGAAGTGGGACATAGAGATATATATAGTGTATGTGTGTGTATCATTATATACTTGGTGTGTGTGTGTGGagattaatatgaatattagtGATTTATAAGTAATTTGTTTTTTAAACGGTATTCCAGATATTTGTATTGAGATTCGATTAGTTCGGAGTATAAAAGGCGTAAGCACTCTATtagaatatttttcataaacctaAGACTCAAATAAGAAACTCTgattaaagattaaaaaaattatatttatctcACCACAACTCATGATTTCGATTTATTTGAGTTTTGAATATGCCTAGCAAGAAACTGAAAAAACAAGATTTAGAATAATTAAAAGTTTTGCCCAATATTATACACGTCATTATATGTGTCATACTAGAGAGATATGGAGGCTTATTGGATGTTTGATTTATACTTAAATCCTTGAGGGAGTTGGTCTCTTTAGCAAAATCTTATAACAATCTTGATTTTTGGATGAGTTAACAAGTTATTGGggtctcttttttttaatagaaaatatatCTTTATTAGGAGTTCATTTATAATTTAATAGAACGTGTAGTTGGGTAAGATTTTCAATTGTGAGAAGAGGTAGTTATAGTTGGCATTGGGTTGGACTGTGCCTCTTTGGGCCGGGTGGAACAAGAGAAGTACACTCCACTTAAAAGTTAAAaccaatattactaaaataTTCCCTAGACCTAAAGGCACTACATCTATGTCTAATGGAAATATTGgttaaaaagaaaatggaatacTGCTCAAACCAATATTACTttgttgttatatttatttctcctaactttctttattttctttgtattatctctattttttttgtttttttgaaattccattggttaaaaagaaaatggaatacTACTCAAACCAATATTACTTTGTGGTTATATTTATTTCTCCTAactttctttgttttctttgtattatctctgttttttttgtttttttgaaattgaaataatGATTTGATACATCCTTATAGATTGGATTAGAGCcggtttgaattgacttattctaaataaattataagttgaaaattgtttataagttttaaaaaaaataggtgcagcccaacttattttttttttgacttataagttgttttcaactccATCCAAACAAatccaattatttattggggTTTATTTTAAAcagaaaaatgactttaagttggctaGTCAAACATTCAAAAAAGCCTTATAtgtaacttataagccaatccaaatagGTTCTTAGTGGATATCCTTGATCAaaactaagagcccgtttggataggcttaaaaaaataacttttatgtatgaagtgcttttagaactttaaagtgctgaaagttattttataaataagcagttgagtgtttggataaaagtgcttaaatgaggaaaattatgtgaattttagggttaaaaaaataacaagggtagtttggaaatttaattaaaatataagggatataaaagtaatttacatggtcaaaaaaaatgactttaagcacttagaaaaaaagaagttagaaatcctaacttttcatttttgactgactttaagaactttttggcttaaagttagcattaggcaaacacgtccaaaagctgaaaagggactttaagttggttttgaccaacttaaagccaatccaaacgggctctaaaatGACCCGTCTAATTTTTCTCAATTGTGAGACACATTAAATTTGAATCTAAGTcaccaaattttcaattttcatAAACTTTAGTTCAAACACAATTCAGTTGGTCCAAATACCAcggtcatcaaaaaaaaaaacttctagTATTATGCACCCAAGAAAGTGGCCTAATAGTCAATGAAGTGGTTCAGAGCCATGAggtttttctcagattcaaatTTCAGCGGAGACAAAAAATACTAGGTGATTCCTTCTATTTTTCCTAACTTTAGTAGACAAAGTTATTTGGTATATGTTGATGGTGGGAGATGGCAGATATCCTGTGAAATTAGTTGAGGTGCACAAAAATAACTCCGACACCTctgtcattaaaaaaaaaactattcaactttcaaatactattttacaattttaagatcatatattttccttttttgacttCAATCAAATACCATTATCCAAGTATCTACCTACGTCGTTTCGGACGATTCATTATAAGATTTGTAGAACTGAAATTCACAACTTGCtacaaattttgagttttatataaTAAAGTGGCATGAAGTTACATTTGATGAGACATTGGACATAACTATATTTGTACAACTCGGACGGTGGTTATGGTTGATCATGTTTGTCCTATGAGGGACAAGCGCCATTAGTCCAAGGCAGCAGTAGCACTAACTCAACTTTCAAGATGACGTGAAGTTTTCATTTTACAAAAGTAATATTACTAATTATATAGCAGAATTAGTTAGTAAAAAATATGAAACTATTCAAGGGGGATGACAAGATTAATGACAATTGTGACGGCCAAGGTACGTACTCTTTGTGTTTAAGGATTTGACAATGCTGTTGTGACACTTCCAAGTTCTAGCCACACAATAATATTGTTAATCTGCCACAGAGAAGAAAAGAATGTTTGCACATTTAATTAATGAGCTTATGTTAGGTGCAGGCGCTTTGACATTGAAAGCTGATGAAATTAATGAATACTCTAAAAAGGAGGAaagttaataatatatatatatatatatatatatatatatatatatatatatatatatataaaagaaatttaatggACAGGGCAAAAGGTTAGAGATATAAGCAAAAATTCCAAGCTAAGAAAGTTGTTAGCAATGCACGAGAGGAAGATTTAGATGACTTGTATCAAAAGTAAGGGACATaagaaatgatgaaataaatgtTTAAACACTAGAAGACAAAAAGGGTAAGAATTCAAACTAGATAAAGTGTATTAAATATGATTCTCAGCAAATGTTAATTAACATGAGATAACAAGATTAATGAGAGATAGAGAtgttattttgattaattattcAACTCAAACTGCAAGAATAACAATTTAGATCTCCTCAAACATGTGTATGATAGAAACTTTAACTACACTACTAGTAGAATTAGGACAATAGAAGTAAAGATGCCATAAAATTTATGAGGGATTAGAAAAGTATATGGTCCAAATGGGTGTCCACataaagattttgaaaaatcatgaagaggTAGGAGAGAGATAACTTACTAAGTTATTCAATATTATATTCAGAAGTGACAGTCAAATTTAAATGATGTTCATTAACCTACAAAAATCATATGAATGGTACCAAAAAAGTCCTTTGATGGGTGAGGGAGAAGAAAGAAATTAATAATAActatataaatttcataataGACATATATGAAGGGGTCGTAACTAGCGTGAAAATAGAAGGAGATACAATAGCAGTGTGTTTACACCAAAGATCAACATTGACACCATACATGTAATTATCCCTAATTATGGATAAGCTAATAGATACAATACATAAAAGATTTCCTAGTGTGAGCAATTTTGTTGACAATATTGTGTTAATTGACGAAATAGTGAGGATGTTATCAAAAGCTCGAACTATGACAAAGCACTTTAAAGAGTAAGTATTTTtagaataagtaaaaaaaaaataagattgaaTATATACACTACAATTAGTTTAGTCGTTAATGTGAGAACAATGAAAATTATGTGACACTAGACGAGTTGTGTCTAAATGCAAACAATTCAAATATCTAAGCTCATTGATCTGGGAGAATAGAATCCTAGATAAAGATGTTATTTATAATACTAAAATCAGATGATTCGAAACATCAAATAGAGAAGTGGTACTCATGTGTTATGAGATAGACCGATGCCTATCAAAGTAAAAGATACGTTCTACATAGTAGTTATAAGACCGACAATGTTTATGTACTAGTGAATATTGATGGACCGCTAAAATGCAacatattcataatataagaGTTGACTAGATGTGGATACTACAATAGATATACTTTCATATAAAAttagataaaattaaaaataatcacatttttcaaaaaatacaagtcacacacaataaaaataaaataggacATTTGATACGATTTGATTATGTCCTAACAATCTTTAGATGCACGGAGATGTAAATGTGAAATCATAGTGATTGAATATGCTTAAAATGAACAATATATATCTATAATTACCTTAAAAAGTTACATCGAGAACAACTAAAGCAAAGCTAACACgaatattaatatatttaaatatgataattataagAATTGTAGTGCTAATAGAATAAAGAAATATTACAATGCTATTAGAATAAGGTTCTCTTAAAGGCAGCTATGTACTTGTATATAAGGGGGTCATATGTGAATATAATAGAATAGAAAATTCTCCCAAAAATATTCTCgtctatatattattttcatccCCTCTGATTTATGCATGGTATCCAAGCACAATTGAAAAAGAATCTAAAAAATCATAGATTAAGTAATAATAGTTATGATAATGTCAAAGTGACCATTGATGATAATATCAAAAGAACCGCTGGTAAAAGAAGACAAGattcagaaaaagaaaaaaatttatacGATATTATGCATAATGACAATCCTAGAATATAATTGTAATAACACAATTttaattaaaggataaaaattataaagaatAAGATAAATCAATGAGAACGATTCTGAGAGTAAAAAGAGTCAATGTCATTGATGTAACAATCAAAATATCTGAGGAAGAGTCGTAAAAACTAGAAGACTACTGGACTATAAATTCATTGTTGGTGTTGTGGATTCGCAACACCATTGTACCAATATTTTGCTCGATTATTTGTCACGATCCTGATCCGCTATGATTGGCACCCATACTAAACCTCCGGTGGAAGAACTGCTATTACAACTCAAGCTAACAACATttgcaaaagaaaagaaatttaaagaagCAGAAGCAGGATTTAATAAGAAATAATGTTGAacttccataaactcagaaacaATCTAGTCATCAACCTAAACATTGCGGGAATTTAACTCCTAGGAATTGAAAGTcgatgtaccaaaactctaaacaaaACAACAAGTCTAGAAAAAGGGATAGAACCCCAAAGGTCataaaacaaataaacaatGAAGTTTGAGTCCGAAAAGAATAAGGAGAGCCCATGGCAGTCTAAAAGAATTGGCTCACCTTTGAACTCTAGCAGCTAATGGTCCTCTATTTTAGGTTTCTCAATAGTCGTCTGAATAtgtcatgtactcaacaaatacagagcaagagtagtatcagtatacCAAGTCAATAGTGTACTGGTAGAATCATGCGGCTATCGTGTAAGAGagacatgaacaagtaaatacaGAACAATAAGctcatatatacataatatgcTTAACCATTAACAGCTCATAACCAACACCTAACATGATCTCAGTTCATCAGTCTCAATtatcatgcaatttcacataaaggttctctcatggaacctacAGACACCAAATtgcgtgtcggaatgtgacacccggtCCAAGattgtgtcagaatatgacacccgatctaatttatatttatatctaATCCAATTATATGTCGAAACGTGAAACACGATCCAAGAGTACAAAATCAACTACAATCACAATAAATAGTTCAACTATCATATCTACaaagaacatgttcattatgagTCATGGCCAATAAGTAGTCACTTCACGTAGTTCATTTCATTTTTccttattcatatacacatccaTACAAGAAGTAATATAACAAGTACATGGACACATACGGGAAgacaaaccatcacctacctttaAACCAAGCTTTGACAACTTTAAAgtgcaagagctttcccttttcgatTTTGTTCAgtttgttcttggtctaaaacagtAACATACATACAAATGATCAATACAATGGCctgatttacatgaattataacataatttttctcttaggccaaacccatgatcctaactcCCACCTAGGgatattttccaccattagttgCAGGCCAAAACCCTCTCCCAATGATCACCAACCAtaatttctaggttctaggaattgAATACGAATTAAAGGAGTGATTTACTTACCTTTTGCACAAAACACGGTGGAAATCAACAAGAATCCGCCCCAGGTCATTTCCCAACTTCTTAAGACCTACTTTTATGCAGAATACTGTTTCTGAAGGTTTTACCCTGTATTAAGTCGCAATTGTCCCGCTACAACaggaccatcccgctctggcggtcCTGCCCTGGTGGAATT
The genomic region above belongs to Solanum dulcamara chromosome 5, daSolDulc1.2, whole genome shotgun sequence and contains:
- the LOC129888406 gene encoding indole-3-pyruvate monooxygenase YUCCA6 is translated as MDYLKEIQGKTSHDPYFNNKKKMMNKKRCVFVNGPVIVGAGPSGLAAAACLTEKGVPSLILERSNCIASLWQLKTYDRLSLHLPKQFCELPLMSFPHDFPTYPTKQQFIKYLELYAMTFDIRPLFNQTVVCANYDRNLGLWRVRTTTTTSATMMMMTTEYVTRWLIVATGENAEAVVPGIEGMEEFGGSIMHTSLYKSGEIFRGKKVLVVGCGNSGMEVCLDLCNHDASPSLVVRDTVHVLPREMLGKSTFGLSMWLLKWLPMRLVDRFLLITSRLLLGDTARFGLDRPEIGPLELKNLSGKTPVLDVGTLAKIKSGDIKVCPGIKRLLKHHTVEFVNGQTEEYDAIILATGYKSNVPSWLKEREMFSEKDGLPKRPFPNGWKGECGLYAVGFTKRGLLGASMDAKKIAEHIHQFFQ